The Theropithecus gelada isolate Dixy chromosome 11, Tgel_1.0, whole genome shotgun sequence genome includes a region encoding these proteins:
- the MED21 gene encoding mediator of RNA polymerase II transcription subunit 21 isoform X4 — MADRLTQLQDAVNSLADQFCNAIGVLQQCGPPASFSNIQTAINKDQPANPTEVCPAFCSTDCPNSKRH, encoded by the exons ATGGCGGATCGGCTCACACAGCTTCAAGACGCTGTGAATTCG CTTGCAGATCAGTTTTGTAATGCCATTGGAGTATTGCAGCAatgtggtcctcctgcctctttCAGTAATATTCAGACAGCAATTAACAAAGACCAGCCTGCTAACCCTACAGAAG TATGCCCAGCTTTTTGCAGCACTGATTGCCCGAACAGCAAAAGACATTGA
- the MED21 gene encoding mediator of RNA polymerase II transcription subunit 21 isoform X3, whose product MADRLTQLQDAVNSLADQFCNAIGVLQQCGPPASFSNIQTAINKDQPANPTEEYAQLFAALIARTAKDIDVLIDSLPSEESTAALQAASLYKLEEENHEAATCLEDVVYRGDMLLEKIQSALADIAQSQLKTRSGSHSQSLPDS is encoded by the exons ATGGCGGATCGGCTCACACAGCTTCAAGACGCTGTGAATTCG CTTGCAGATCAGTTTTGTAATGCCATTGGAGTATTGCAGCAatgtggtcctcctgcctctttCAGTAATATTCAGACAGCAATTAACAAAGACCAGCCTGCTAACCCTACAGAAG AGTATGCCCAGCTTTTTGCAGCACTGATTGCCCGAACAGCAAAAGACATTGATGTTTTGATAGATTCCTTACCCAGTGAAGAATCTACAGCTGCTTTACAG GCTGCTAGCTTATATAAGCTAGAAGAAGAAAACCATGAAGCTGCTACATGTCTGGAGGATGTTGTTTATCGAGGAGACATGCTTCTGGAAAAGATACAAAGCGCACTTGCTGATATTGCACAGTCACAACTGAAGACAAGAAGTGGTAGCCATAGCCAGTCTCTTCCAGATTCATAG
- the MED21 gene encoding mediator of RNA polymerase II transcription subunit 21 isoform X2 produces MADRLTQLQDAVNSLADQFCNAIGVLQQCGPPASFSNIQTAINKDQPANPTEVSLSLEYAQLFAALIARTAKDIDVLIDSLPSEESTAALQAASLYKLEEENHEAATCLEDVVYRGDMLLEKIQSALADIAQSQLKTRSGSHSQSLPDS; encoded by the exons ATGGCGGATCGGCTCACACAGCTTCAAGACGCTGTGAATTCG CTTGCAGATCAGTTTTGTAATGCCATTGGAGTATTGCAGCAatgtggtcctcctgcctctttCAGTAATATTCAGACAGCAATTAACAAAGACCAGCCTGCTAACCCTACAGAAG TATCTTTATCTCTAGAGTATGCCCAGCTTTTTGCAGCACTGATTGCCCGAACAGCAAAAGACATTGATGTTTTGATAGATTCCTTACCCAGTGAAGAATCTACAGCTGCTTTACAG GCTGCTAGCTTATATAAGCTAGAAGAAGAAAACCATGAAGCTGCTACATGTCTGGAGGATGTTGTTTATCGAGGAGACATGCTTCTGGAAAAGATACAAAGCGCACTTGCTGATATTGCACAGTCACAACTGAAGACAAGAAGTGGTAGCCATAGCCAGTCTCTTCCAGATTCATAG